A region of Papaver somniferum cultivar HN1 unplaced genomic scaffold, ASM357369v1 unplaced-scaffold_73, whole genome shotgun sequence DNA encodes the following proteins:
- the LOC113344096 gene encoding uncharacterized protein LOC113344096: MASGHGHFQIRRRATNLFIFRFYDWDSYNTVLEEGPWSVDGYLAVFREWNTSINPDNLDFLTQQFWIDIKKLPPEFLNAKVENQVASILGNPLKLIPEDGNPTDTNAGEKILISSKKSRDKKRLEKKPFQIPEDGFHVSTIYSVSEQGAESSTARRPKRNREGSATSSYASTPVHVPIQQNPVPAQISSTYHQECMQSPCFGGEHRMYPSFFRPIP, encoded by the exons ATGGCTTCGGGTCATGGTCATTTTCAAATTAGACGACGGGCCACCAATTTGTTCATCTTCCGGTTTTATGATTGGGATAGTTACAATACAGTGTTGGAGGAAGGACCTTGGAGTGTTGATGGTTACCTAGCTGTTTTTAGAGAATGGAATACATCCATCAATCCAGATAATCTTGATTTTCTTACTCAGCAATTTTGGATTGACATCAAAAAGTTGCCGCCAGAGTTTCTTAATGCTAAGGTTGAGAATCAAGTTGCAAGTATACTGGGTAATCCACTCAAGCTTATTCCGGAGGATGGCAATCCAACTGATACCAATGCT GGAGAGAAGATTCTTATTTCTTCTAAGAAGTCAAGGGATAAAAAAAGGTTGGAAAAGAAGCCATTTCAAATCCCAGAGGATGGTTTTCATGTTTCCACCATCTATAGTGTCTCTGAACAAGGTGCGGAATCTTCGACAGCTAGAAGACCCAAAAGAAATAGAGAAGGCTCAGCTACCAGTAGTTATGCTAGTACTCCGGTACATGTACCTATTCAACAGAATCCAGTTCCAGCCCAAATATCAAGTACATATCATCAGGAATGTATGCAATCACCCTGCTTTGGGGGTGAACATAGAATGTATCCAAGTTTTTTTCGGCCAATCCCTTAG